The following coding sequences are from one Plasmodium coatneyi strain Hackeri chromosome 11, complete sequence window:
- a CDS encoding DNA helicase: MKRQPPEVSPLTRGAYRCPMKRRSKYFSKASRKTTRQENTPSKRTHAGEAGNYAIPISTSLYNSTILHGKFKSREANGGKEAGLSDGTPNRHLTTNEEKTPPRRYQTGYRNGSSPPDEDNSLTMKFRRIIATYNTFTELMRKLKLSNKQMGQHTNCPTCSNSSVLMKEGKYGHYFECTQCHERVSKRRAENSMFDEREKLFLQNRKKICFEMEKPDSYRIHHFGNLSFANDFNKIVTDVIREVVTDLRKIKRRRIKYRNIIKYIYRINTSVDLFECSKRTKLKGFRPARYVSHGESHSVFRSSCRYNFSLNRKRYAALLRKNYAKVKSKGGEEDVEEELLFLYNSKFLNHVEKKKKKNSHLFKTLIDRYTQWYINGRDFFDEMKYLPLTWKPRRDYIQSGIFPFHLSKDIKKKASFRRLSVDNNNYLCGCVFDLCSYPLMLRYFVFHLYNHCFVHEIPTCVFHYFGYVYPRVNEKTRVHKFFLKWKFSNVMRITCAKYKREFEECLLQEAQSPRPAVTANMRGESPIACPSKYSPPDDNRITSSYNLDELAKSSYLFSREKLKAHILRHHYTKRKKKVKRKIFSEIKNRCLEEIKKNLPRRIQKVILPYQLESVYFFKQQNGRILIADEMGLGKTLQAICIFHFFRLYPTLIVTPSSLKLNWACEIEKFLPAFDPSKVLVVGDSNDFPRGARLYRIIIVSFELYKKLAHLINEINFKLIIVDESHFIRTVQYGKQSQLAKMIKGTLKKTKNAIFLSGTPSINRPINIYHQIKYLINSKKIFCKNKFTFGEEFCKKYFCRGEKIFEENLRSWEFHLFLKKTVMIRRSISEVFTSNFPDLKRFFVYLPHGPYTMGKDDLVHFSSSSPCAPTGEENALQTVEKDSKEETQSVDPDFATPNRQALSEFFQVQIKSKKVEEGLSKVVHAMKYMEEHFPGKKKIIFCYHLNVCKCIEEELLKMIKRKKQTEQVIVDYVVLNGSLSEKEKREKIQFFRMNRSCQYGIFTICAVSHGLDFTFCNLCFFVEFPINFFHLQQCESRLFRKNQQFDTYVFYFLLKNGLGSDYKTWRRFMLCAHSTRSILDGTEFVAKDLLYENVSGDVPMLSGQSGSSGVIDPSRSSYSAEGTNCPSHTVRRARKGKFLFQINTLTNRIHAYYQNRKTNFPMEHLTNHGDDKKSGTLLKKCATKFLQNYNKLSTNEKKLIEKKKCDMHISLLRKLRHGENKMKPLKFERYIKNSTEGDKTYVKTYLKNSFRGKLQVFYYQEYDEKRNAVKCLQCKSELPPSANAIVGEYDVMKYLQDHSDSATVEKFHHEFETIKLQSCNVKNILICDESNMFCEGNCRKIYFLKKSSTTIRRLIYERDKGVCNICKLDCTNLIRQIKNQKYFSINEKIDYFVKRYPLFIEDINHLTFILEKPMEGHIWNVDHILPVFRGGGEASFDNLQTLCTFCHKKKTKDDFRKKVESANPLENSPLK, translated from the exons ATGAAACGTCAACCCCCGGAGGTATCGCCACTTACGCGCGGTGCCTACCGGTGCCCCATGAAGAGGCGCAGCAAGTACTTTTCGAAAGCTAGTAGAAAGACCACCAGGCAGGAAAACACGCCCTCCAAGAGGACACATGCAGGGGAAGCAGGAAACTACGCCATCCCCATCTCGACGAGCCTATACAACTCGACCATACTGCATGGGAAGTTCAAGAGTAGAGAAgcaaatggggggaaggaagcggGACTGTCCGATGGTACCCCCAATAGGCATCTCACCacaaatgaggagaaaactCCCCCTAGAAGGTATCAGACGGGGTATAGGAATGGCAGTTCGCCCCCTGATGAGGACAATTCCCTAACGATGAAATTTCGTAGGATAATTGCCACCTACAACACCTTTACCGAGCTGATGAGGAAGCTAAAGTTAAGTAACAAACAAATGGGACAACATACCAACTGCCCTACATGCAGTAACAGCTCAGTActtatgaaggaagggaagtaTGGGCACTACTTCGAGTGCACACAGTGTCATGAAAGGGTTTCCAAAAGGAGAGCAGAAAACTCCATGTTCgatgaaagagaaaagttGTTTCttcaaaataggaaaaaaatctgcttcgaaatggaaaaacccGACTCCTACCGCATTCACCACTTTGGGAACCTCAGCTTTGCCAACGACTTCAACAAAATAGTAACCGACGTGATCAGAGAAGTGGTCACTGAtttgaggaaaataaaaagacgTAGAATAAAATACAGGAACATTATAAAGTACATATACAGGATCAATACATCTGTTGATTTATTCGAATGTTCAAAGAGGACAAAATTGAAAGGTTTCCGTCCTGCAAGGTACGTCTCCCATGGGGAGTCCCACTCCGTCTTCAGGTCCAGTTGCAGGTATAACTTCTCACTCAACCGAAAACGATACGCAGccctccttaggaagaacTATGCGAAGGTGAAgtccaaagggggggaagaagacgTAGAAGAAGAATTACTCTTCCTGTACAActccaaatttttaaaccatgttgaaaaaaaaaaaaaaaaaaatagccatttATTTAAAACTCTAATTGATAGGTACACCCAGTGGTACATAAACGGACGTGACTTTTTCGATGAAATGAAATATCTTCCATTGACTTGGAAACCCAGGAGGGACTACATACAGAGTGgaatcttccccttccacctatcCAAGGATATTAAGAAGAAAGCTTCCTTTAGAAGACTCAGCGTTGACAATAACAACTATCTCTGCGGGTGTGTGTTCGACCTCTGCTCCTACCCCCTAATGCTACGTTATTTTGTATTCCATTTATACAACCACTGTTTTGTGCACGAAATTCCTACCTGCGTCTTCCACTACTTTGGATACGTCTACCCGAGGGTGAATGAGAAGACACGGGTACATAAGTTCTTTCTAAAATGGAAATTCTCCAACGTCATGCGGATAACCTGCGCAAAGTATAAGCGCGAATTTGAGGAGTGCCTTCTCCAGGAAGCGCAGTCGCCACGCCCTGCTGTAACTGCTAATATGAGAGGGGAATCCCCCATTGCATGCCCCTCCAAGTATTCCCCCCCGGATGATAACCGTATAACCAGTTCGTACAATTTGGACGAGCTAGCCAAATCCTCCTACCTTTTCAGTCGAGAAAAACTCAAAGCTCATATACTAAGACACCACTACAcgaaacgaaagaaaaaagtgaaaagaaaaattttcagcgaaattaaaaataggtgccttgaagaaataaaaaagaacctCCCCAGGAGGATTCAAAAGGTGATCCTACCGTACCAGCTAGAATCTGTGTACTTCTTTAAACAGCAGAATGGAAGAATATTAATTGCCGACGAAATGGGACTAGGAAAAACGCTGCAGGCGATTtgtattttccacttttttcggCTTTACCCCACCCTTATTGTAACTCCGTCGTCTTTGAAGCTTAACTGGGCCTGCGAAATTGAGAAGTTCCTACCTGCGTTCGACCCGTCCAAGGTGCTCGTGGTAGGCGATTCGAACGACTTCCCGAGGGGGGCCAGGTTGTACAG AATCATCATCGTCTCCTTCGAGCTGTACAAAAAGCTGGCCCACCTCATAAACGAAATAAACTTCAAACTAATTATTGTGGACGAAAGTCACTTCATAAGAACGGTGCAGTACGGGAAGCAAAgtcagctagccaaaatgatcAAAGGGACCCttaaaaagacaaaaaacgCCATTTTCCTGAGTGGAACTCCCTCCATAAACAGACCCATCAATATATACCACCAAATTAAGTACCTCATAAacagcaaaaaaattttctgtaaaaataaattcaccTTTGGGGAagaattttgcaaaaaatatttttgcagaGGAGAAAAGATATTCGAAGAAAATTTACGCTCCTGGGAATTCCAcctcttcttaaaaaaaaccGTCATGATAAGGCGGTCCATTTCGGAGGTCTTTACTTCCAACTTTCCCGACTTGAAACGGTTCTTCGTGTACTTACCTCATGGACCTTACACCATGGGGAAAGATGATCTCGTCCATTTTTCATCGTCCTCTCCTTGTGCCCCAACcggagaagaaaatgcccTGCAAACTGTCGAGAAGGACTCAAAAGAAGAAACCCAGTCGGTTGACCCAGACTTCGCAACCCCCAACAGACAAGCATTGAGCGAGTTTTTTCAGGTACAGATAAAGTCCaaaaaagtagaagaggGACTGTCCAAAGTGGTTCATGCGATGAAATATATGGAGGAACATTTCccagggaagaagaaaataattttttgctaCCACCTAAATGTGTGTAAATGCATCGAAGAAGAGTTgctaaaaatgataaaaagaaaaaaacaaactgaACAAGTTATTGTAGATTACGTTGTACTGAATGGAAGTTtaagcgaaaaggaaaagagagaaaaaatacaattctTTCGCATGAACCGCAGCTGTCAGTATGGCATTTTCACCATCTGTGCAGTCAGCCATGGGTTAGACTTCACCTTCTGCAACTTGTGTTTTTTTGTAGAATTTCCAATAAACTTCTTTCACCTTCAACAATGCGAAAGCAGACTGTTTAGGAAGAACCAGCAATTCGACACGTAcgttttttacttcctcttgAAAAATGGCTTAGGGAGTGACTACAAAACGTGGAGGAGGTTCATGCTGTGTGCACATAGCACTCGCTCAATATTAGATGGAACGGAGTTTGTTGCCAAGGATCTCCTCTATGAGAACGTTTCGGGGGACGTGCCTATGTTAAGCGGTCAAAGTGGGTCAAGCGGGGTTATAGATCCTTCCAGAAGTAGTTACTCCGCGGAGGGAACCAACTGCCCCTCCCACACCGTGCGAAGAgcgcgaaaaggaaaattcctCTTCCAAATAAACACCCTCACAAACAGAATCCATGCGTACTACCAGAACAGGAAGACCAACTTTCCCATGGAACATTTAACCAACCATGGGGATGATAAAAAATCAGGGACGCTTCTCAAAAAATGCGCGACtaaatttttgcaaaattacaACAAACTAAGCACGAACGAAAAGAAGTtaattgaaaagaaaaaatgcgacATGCACATATCGCTGTTACGCAAATTGCGCCacggagaaaataaaatgaagccCCTAAAATTTGAGAGGTACATAAAGAACTCCACCGAAGGTGATAAGACATACGTGAAGACGTACCTTAAAAACAGCTTCAGGGGAAAACTACAAGTCTTCTATTACCAGGAGTacgatgaaaaaagaaacgcaGTTAAATGTTTGCAGTGTAAAAGTGAGTTACCCCCCAGTGCCAATGCCATAGTTGGAGAATATGACGTCATGAAATATCTGCAGGACCACTCAGACAGCGCCACGGTGGAGAAATTTCATCACGAATTTGAAACGATTAAACTGCAAAGTtgtaatgttaaaaatattctcaTATGTGATGAGAGCAATATGTTTTGCGAGGGAAACTGCAGgaagatttattttttaaaaaaaagttccacCACTATACGAAGATTAATTTATGAAAGAGATAAAGGCGTTTGTAACATTTGCAAATTGGATTGCACAAATTTAATtagacaaataaaaaatcaaaaatatttttcaattaacgaaaaaattgattattttgttaaaaggTATCCACTATTTATTGAAGATATTAATCACCTCACATTCATACTTGAGAAACCAATGGAGGGACATATCTGGAACGTGGACCATATTTTGCCCGTTTTCAGGGGGGGCGGAGAGGCCTCCTTTGATAATTTGCAGACATTGTGTACCTTCTGtcataagaaaaaaacaaaggacGATTTTaggaaaaaggtggaaagCGCTAACCCTTTGGAGAACTCCCCTTTAAAATGA